AGCAGGTCGGCGCGCTTGTAGGTGGCGGCGCGACGGGCAAAGCCGAGGGTGAGGACTTTGGGATTCAATACAAGGCCGGTGCGCGAGGCGACTTCGGTAAGGAGGGTTTCCTTGGCCTGGGTGTGGGCGGCGATGATCTCCGGCAGCGGAATCTGGATTGCGTTACGAAGATAGAGATTGTCTCGCCGCCAGTTGAGTATGTTCTTATCCAGCAGATCCTGGAATGGCTCGGAAACCCAGGTTGGCGCGTGGACTCCGTTGGTGATGGCGTCGATCTGGTAAGCGGGGAACATTTCGCGGGAGACATTGCCGTGCTGCAGTGCGACGCCGTTGACGTAGCGCGAGAAGCACAACGCGACGTAGGTCATGTTCAGCATGTTTTCGTGACAACAGCCGAGCGATTCGAGGCGCGCGGTTCGTTCGCCGCCCAGGATGCGTGCCGCCTGTTCCCGGCTGAAGCGGTCATGGCCGGCGGGAACTGGCGTGTGGGTGGTGAAGACGCACTTCTGGCGAACAGCCTTCACGTCGAGGTCGGTCACCTTGTTGAGAGGACCGCCTCCGAGCTGGGCTTCGAGAAGCGCGAGGGTCAGCAGCGCGGCATGGCCCTCGTTCATGTGGTAGACGTTTACGCGATGACCCAGCGCATTGAGCATGCGTACGCCGCCCATGCCGAGAATGATCTCCTGTTGCAGGCGATAGTTGGAGTCGCCACCGTAAAGGTGGTCGGTCAGGCTGCGATCCCATGCCGAGTTTTCCGGCAGATCGGTGTCGAGCAAGTAGATGGGAATGGTGTGGCCTGCGCGGCCGACCATGTCATAGCGCCATGCGCGGACGGTTACGGTGCGGTCTTCGACCGTAACGGCGATTCTGGGGGCCTCTTCGGTGCAGAAATCCGCAACCACCCAGGGCTGAATGTCTTCGGTCTGTTTGCCCTCCTGGTCGAGATGCTGACGGAAATAGCCTTTGCGGTGCAGGAGGGTGAAGGCGACCAAAGGGGTTCCTAGATCGGCAGCTGAACGGAGAGTGTCTCCGGCCAGCACTCCCAGACCGCCGGAGTATGTCGGCATGCCTGGATTGATTGCGACTTCCATGGAGAAGTATGCAACTACACCACTTTGAGGAAAAGAATCATAGGAACACTGCTGTTGAGATGAGGAGTTGGACATGATATTAGGGTCTCCGTGGGCGTGCATAAGGACAGTACCTGCGTGCAATCTCCGATACGGTCCTTTATCGGCCAGAAATGGGAATTGATTGTTCCTCTTTGATCTGGCAGATTTTTGAACAAAACGTGCAAATCAGAAACTCGTCCGATTTTAACAAGCGACCCGTTTTCGGAATAGCGAAATCTGGTCGGTTGGCAGCTTTTGAGGAGGCTAGTAGAAGCGCCCTGTAGGAACAATCCCACCTTCGTGCAGGTGTGGATTTTCGCCTAAGCCCTCAGAACTGGGGCGGTTGCCCCTCAATGGAAAGATGCCTGGCACCCCAGTAAGGAGTTGATTTTCATTTTGAAATAGCCAAAATATAGGTCGGAAATTGGGGGCCGGGTTGATATCAAATGCCTGAGATCTAAGTGGATTTCTTAGGCATAAATCGATTCATCGATCAGCCAAGAATCAGCTCCGAGATGGAGCCGGGATCGGATCATCGATTGAGGTATCGCTCTTCATGCCACGCGATGCGCGCCAGCGGAAGCATGGCAAATGTGAATTTCGGGATCGATGCCTGTGGTCTGACGGTATCGCTCTTTGAGCGCCGCCGCGAAGGCTGTGGCCTCGTCGATTTCGACGACGTTGACGGTGCAGCCGCCGAATCCTCCACCCGTGAGGCGGGCGCCGATCAGGCCGGGGAGATCCTGAGCCAGATCGACCATCGTGTCGGCCTCGACGCAACTGCCTTCAAAATCTTTGCTATAGCTTACGTGGGCTTCGTGCATGAGCTTGCCGAGAGCAGGTAAATCGTGGCGCAGGAGGGCGTCGGCGGCTTCGAGGGTGCGCTGGTTTTCGGTGATGACGTGGCGGGCGCGCTTGAGGGCGTTTGGGGGGATTTCGTGGCCCCAGGCTTCGAGATCGGCTACGGTTGCGTCGCGCAGGAACTTGATTTCGGGCCGATGGGTGGCGAGAATGCGGCAGGCTTCTTCGACTTCGGCGCGCCGGGTGGTGTAGCCGTCGCCAGCGACGGAGTGCTTGACCATAGTATTGGCGATGACGAGGGCCATGTTGGCGGGAATTGGGGCTAGGCGATAGCTGAGGTCGCGGCAATCGAGGAGCAGGGCGTTATCGGCGGCGCCGTTGACAGAAATGAACTGGTCCATGATGCCGCAGTTGGCGCCTACGAACTCATTTTCTGCTCTCTGGCAGAGCCGGGCGAGCTTTGGGCCCGGAATAGCGGCTCCGATGAGAGATGTCACCGCTGTGGCGGTGGCTACTTCGACTGCGGCTGAGCTGCTCAGGCCTGAACCGAGAGGGACATCGCCCCAGAGGCTCAGGCTTAGTGGCGGAATGGTGTAGCCCTCGCCGGCCAGAATCGCCATCACGCCCAGGGGGTAATCGCTCCAGTGGCCGCTTGCCTTGGTGGGCAAGGGGTTGGCAGGGAAGCTTCGCTCTTGGTGGAAGTTCTCAGCGTAGATCACGATTTTTCCGTCATTGCGCGGAGAGATGGCGGCTAATGTGGCGAAGTCGATAGCGACCGGCATGACGAAACCTTCGGCGTAATCCGTGTGTTCGCCAATCAGGTTGACTCGCCCTGGGGCAACGAATATTTCCGGCGTGACGCCGAAGCGATGCTCATGGATTTGGCGAAGTGCGGCGGGGTCTTTCATTCCTTTTGTTCCTCAATTGAAGCAGCATCGGTTCGGATTTCGATAGCCCCGAGGTTCCCAGTTTCGAAGTGGGTATATTCCTCGATTCATCCGTTTGATTCATTTGTGTGATTCATGCAAGCTGTTGAGTTTTTCCTGTTCGATTCGGTCGATCTGCAATTCCATTGGCCAGGTATAGGTCTCGCCTGGCGAGAGCTGACGAGACCAAGCCTTGGTCCTGTGCCCTGTCTTGGCCAGTGAGTCGACGGGGGCCGTGGTCGGTTCAGGTGCGACGCAAATCTGTTTCGGTCCCGGGCCTTCGGGCCATCCTCCATAGCAGAGCCACAGACCGAGATACGGTGTAAGCGAGGGTTCGAAGCGAATGGTGACGCGAAGGCCGATCTGTGGGCGCTCGATAGAGCACCAGCCCTCGGACAGTGGAGTGACGGCTCCGGCAAAGAGCTTGTCGCCGATTCCTGAATCGGGGCTTGCGGCAAGGCTCAGGTCGATTTCGGAGCCATGATTGGAACTGGTAACTGGCCACTTGACTGTTAACGGGCTGGATTGAGCCGTGTCCGATGTTCCAAGGCGATTGCCAGCGGAGCCCTCGACATTCAAGGAATGCACATCTTTCGGCAGTACGATCCTGTCACCTGCGGAGACCGCAAATAATGGATGCGCCGACCAGGCCCACGGAACGTTGTATGCCCCGAGATTGGTCAGGGAGTACAGGAGTTGCAGCCGCCAGCTGGAGGCCACTTCGGTGAGAATTGCCGAGCGAGTGAGCTGCAATGGGAGCGAGAAGCAATTGGCCCGGAGAGTGGCGGAGTCGTCGCTGGCGTTCAACACCTGCCATGGCACACGCCAAAGATCTCCGTGATCCGGAACGTGAGCCAGTCCGGCCTCTGTTTGCACGTCGCATTCGGCGACAGAGGGGAGACATTCGTCCCAGCCGCTGGCGTCTCCATCGGAGAAGGCCATGGTTCTGGTTCTGGGCTCATAGGGCTTGAGAGGAGATTGAAGCAATTCTTCGTTTCCGACTCGGAGCGAGCTGATTTTTCCGCCCAGCGCAGGCATCAGGGTGAGGGCACATTGCCCGGCCCGAATGACAACGTTTTCTTCCGATCCCGCCAAATCTGTCTCCTTCAGCCGCCCGACCCGGGTCCGCTTCGTCCAATAAGTTTATCCGTCTAATCGATCGCTATGAATCGGTGAAACGAAATTCTGACGTCCTTTGAATCGCGCATTCAGCTACCGCATCCGTCGCTCATCCCGGCGATTTCCTGGTTGGCAACCGTACTCAGGCGATCCCAGATTTCGTCCAGCCATTCCGCGTGTTCCGGCTTCATCAGAACCGAGCGCAAACAGGTCACTGCGGACTTGGCCGATAGGGCAGTTTGCGCGGTCGCGGAATTCAAGGTGAACATCGCTTCGGGTAATTGTACTAGCGCCAGATGGAGGTTGAGAGCAGCGCAGCCATCAAAAATCCGTTGCGCCAGATTGGAGCGCTTCTCAAGCGAATCGGACTTGGCTGGCTTGGCCTGCCATACAACGATATCCAATTCCGGCTTACCGGCAAATGGTGCAAATGCATCATTTGCGCGAATTCGCCGATCAAGTTCGATCGCGGCGCGACGGCCTGCGGCGAGGCCGCGGGCAAACTCGCCATTCGCGACCAGCGGAAGCAGGCGCTGCGTGGCCCACAGCGCAACGGCGGAAGCGCCGGCTCGCGAACACTCCAGGCTGATTTCGCCCAGGTGCAGCTCATTGGAAGTGAAATAGGTGTAGGGCGAGTCGTGCTTGTAGAAGCGCCCGACGGACGGGTCCTTGAACAGGACGCATCCGCACCCGTAGGGCTGGAGGCCGTGTTTGTGCGGGTCGACGACGATGGAGTCGGCCTGATCCATCGCTTCGAATGCGGATCGGGCCGACTCCTCCAATTCGTTGGCGATCAGCCGGAAGTAACCGCCGTACGCGGCGTCGAGGTGCACGCGGAATCCATATCGATCACGCAATGAGAGGATGTCAGGCAATGGGTCGACGGAACCGAGCGCCGTGGTGCCCATGGTCACGACGACCGTGCCTATGTTGCCGCGACGCAGTTCGTCTTCGAGCGCGTTCAAGTCCATGCGTCCGAAATTGTCCGATGCGACGGTAGTAAAAGGAATCTTCAGTACCGAAGTAATGCGCTTGTGGGTGTAATGGGCTTGTTCCTGGGCTACGATTCGTTTTTCCGGAGCAAGCTGGCCGGCGACCCAGAGGGCTTCCAGATTGGCAAAAGTGCCGCCCGAGGTCAGATGGCCGAGAAAGCCTTCTGCGCCAGTGCGGGGCCATCCGAACATGCGGGCGATTTCGGCGACGGCTTCAATCTCCATCTGCGAACTGGCGCGGCCGCCGTCGCGCGCATGATTATTCGGGTTGATAGCCATGGCGAGCATGTAGGCGGCTCGCGCGATCGGGTGCGGAGGCTTCAACATCTGTCCGGCATACAGGGGATGGAAATAGGGATAGTTGTCGCCCATGCGTTTGGCGACCTCGGCCAGGACAGCGCCCATTGCATCGTGATCGGAAGCTCTGTTCGGGAGGGAATCGAAGGCCGGAAGATCAGTGAATGACTCGGCCAATCGGGCTACCGGAGCTTCGAGCAGGTCCAGAATCGGGTCACGTTCAGAGTTGGCAGCCATGGCGAAAGACCACCATACCACTTTGCACGCTGTGGTCCCAAGATTGCGCAAAAGGAGACACTTGCAGATTTTCGTACCCGGATTTCCAGATCGATGCTAAAATCATCGCAGCGTAAGAACAGAACCGGGCGTGAGCAGTACTCGCCCAACCAAGCAAGAATCTGCCAGTGGTCGCTCCGTTTCACTCAAGCGCAATTCAAAGTTTAGGAAATACGACTCAAAATGGAACAAGGTACTGTTAAGTGGTTTAATGACGCGAAGGGCTTCGGCTTCATCTCGCGTCAGAACGGCGAGGATGTCTTCGTGCATTACTCCGCCATCAACTCGAATGGCTTCAAGAGCTTGCAAGAAGGCCAGGCCGTTCAGTTCAACGTAGTGAAGGGTCCCAAGGGCTGGCAGGCGGCTGACGTTCAGCCTCTGTAAGCTCCTCTGATACAGGACTCCGAGGGATTCTGGCAGAATCCGCAATCAATCAACAGGGCGAGGTGCGAACCTCGCCCTGTTGCTGCGAGTTGATTCGTCCGAGCTGAAACCCTCAAAATGTTCACATTTTGTTAGACGCTAGACTTCGCGAAAAGGACTGCGCTTTCGCCGAGCAAGTTCCTCCAGTGCATTGCAGGCTGTAACCACTCCGTTCTCGCTATGTAACCGCTGCGCGGTCAGCTCAGCCCGGTGGCTGTAAATTGGGCTTTCGAGCAGTTTTCTGAGTTTTTTTGCTACGCGAAGCGGGGTGAA
This portion of the Acidicapsa acidisoli genome encodes:
- the glgP gene encoding alpha-glucan family phosphorylase — translated: MSNSSSQQQCSYDSFPQSGVVAYFSMEVAINPGMPTYSGGLGVLAGDTLRSAADLGTPLVAFTLLHRKGYFRQHLDQEGKQTEDIQPWVVADFCTEEAPRIAVTVEDRTVTVRAWRYDMVGRAGHTIPIYLLDTDLPENSAWDRSLTDHLYGGDSNYRLQQEIILGMGGVRMLNALGHRVNVYHMNEGHAALLTLALLEAQLGGGPLNKVTDLDVKAVRQKCVFTTHTPVPAGHDRFSREQAARILGGERTARLESLGCCHENMLNMTYVALCFSRYVNGVALQHGNVSREMFPAYQIDAITNGVHAPTWVSEPFQDLLDKNILNWRRDNLYLRNAIQIPLPEIIAAHTQAKETLLTEVASRTGLVLNPKVLTLGFARRAATYKRADLLFTDPDRLLEIAQSAGGLQILYSGKAHPMDEPGKALIHSVIEKAHKYSGSDLRVVYLENYDWELGALLTAGVDVWVNTPKRPYEASGTSGMKAALNGVPSLSILDGWWIEGCLEGYTGWAIEDGDDDAAEATSLYEKLEKSVVPLYREAPEAWGNMMRTTVAYNGSFFNTNRMVKQYISNAYYPLTLTELAPVEEPAAVSR
- the galK gene encoding galactokinase is translated as MKDPAALRQIHEHRFGVTPEIFVAPGRVNLIGEHTDYAEGFVMPVAIDFATLAAISPRNDGKIVIYAENFHQERSFPANPLPTKASGHWSDYPLGVMAILAGEGYTIPPLSLSLWGDVPLGSGLSSSAAVEVATATAVTSLIGAAIPGPKLARLCQRAENEFVGANCGIMDQFISVNGAADNALLLDCRDLSYRLAPIPANMALVIANTMVKHSVAGDGYTTRRAEVEEACRILATHRPEIKFLRDATVADLEAWGHEIPPNALKRARHVITENQRTLEAADALLRHDLPALGKLMHEAHVSYSKDFEGSCVEADTMVDLAQDLPGLIGARLTGGGFGGCTVNVVEIDEATAFAAALKERYRQTTGIDPEIHICHASAGAHRVA
- a CDS encoding aldose epimerase family protein produces the protein MAGSEENVVIRAGQCALTLMPALGGKISSLRVGNEELLQSPLKPYEPRTRTMAFSDGDASGWDECLPSVAECDVQTEAGLAHVPDHGDLWRVPWQVLNASDDSATLRANCFSLPLQLTRSAILTEVASSWRLQLLYSLTNLGAYNVPWAWSAHPLFAVSAGDRIVLPKDVHSLNVEGSAGNRLGTSDTAQSSPLTVKWPVTSSNHGSEIDLSLAASPDSGIGDKLFAGAVTPLSEGWCSIERPQIGLRVTIRFEPSLTPYLGLWLCYGGWPEGPGPKQICVAPEPTTAPVDSLAKTGHRTKAWSRQLSPGETYTWPMELQIDRIEQEKLNSLHESHK
- a CDS encoding pyridoxal phosphate-dependent decarboxylase family protein; translation: MAANSERDPILDLLEAPVARLAESFTDLPAFDSLPNRASDHDAMGAVLAEVAKRMGDNYPYFHPLYAGQMLKPPHPIARAAYMLAMAINPNNHARDGGRASSQMEIEAVAEIARMFGWPRTGAEGFLGHLTSGGTFANLEALWVAGQLAPEKRIVAQEQAHYTHKRITSVLKIPFTTVASDNFGRMDLNALEDELRRGNIGTVVVTMGTTALGSVDPLPDILSLRDRYGFRVHLDAAYGGYFRLIANELEESARSAFEAMDQADSIVVDPHKHGLQPYGCGCVLFKDPSVGRFYKHDSPYTYFTSNELHLGEISLECSRAGASAVALWATQRLLPLVANGEFARGLAAGRRAAIELDRRIRANDAFAPFAGKPELDIVVWQAKPAKSDSLEKRSNLAQRIFDGCAALNLHLALVQLPEAMFTLNSATAQTALSAKSAVTCLRSVLMKPEHAEWLDEIWDRLSTVANQEIAGMSDGCGS
- a CDS encoding cold-shock protein, with amino-acid sequence MEQGTVKWFNDAKGFGFISRQNGEDVFVHYSAINSNGFKSLQEGQAVQFNVVKGPKGWQAADVQPL